DNA sequence from the Bordetella genomosp. 9 genome:
GCATGTCGACGACCAGCAGCTGCGCATGCCCTGCATCAAGCAATGGAGAGGGATAGGAAGCCATGCATGTGTTCCTTGGCGGCGGGCAAGCGCCGCATCAGGTGCTGTAGCTGGAGAACTTGGCGGTGACGGCGCGCGCCATGTGATCGGTCCTGACGTTGATCACCGCGGGCCGGCCGGACTGGAATGCGCGCTCCAGCGCGGGGCGGACCTGGGCCGGATCCTCCACGTATTCGGCGTGGCACCCCAGGGCTTCGGCCATTTTGTCATAACGCGTATAGCCCAGGTTGCGGCCGGGTTTCACGCCATCCGGGTCCGCCGTCCAGCCGCCATTCAGGCTGATCACCACCACCACCGGAATGCCGAAACGCACGGCGGTATCCAGCTCCATGGCGCTCATCCCGAAGGAACCGTCGCCATGCAACACCAGTACCTGCTTGTCCGGATGCGCCAGCTTGGCGCCGATGCCGAAGGGCAGGCCGACGCCCATGGTGCCGAAGGTGCCCGAGTTCAGCCGGTGTCCGGGATGATAGGTGGGGATGGACTGCCGCGCATAGTTCAGGATTTCCTGGCCGTCCACGACCAGGATGGCGTCGCGGTCCAGGAAGTCGCGCACCTCCTTGCACAGCCTGAGCGGATGCATGGGCAGTTTGTCGGAGCCCAGCGTCTGCTCCGCGGCCTTGGCCTTTTCCTCGTTGATCCCGGCCAGCCGGCTGACCCACGGCGCGTAGCGGGCGCGGTCCAGCCGCCCGCGCGAGGCCGCCAGCAACTGCTCCAGGACGGCCTTGGCGTCGCCGACGATGCCCACGTCGCAGGGGCGGGTCAGGCCGATCTCCTGCGGATCGATATTGATCTGGATGACGCGCGCATCGGCGCTGAAGCGCGGCGCGCTGAGGTGCCCATTCACATAGTTGGAGCGGGTGCCGACGACCAGCAGCAGGTCGGCTTCCCGGAAGGCCGTGGAACGGGCATAGAGCATGGCCAGTTCGTGATCGTCGGGCAGCACGCCACGGCCTTGCGGCGTGGTGTAGAAAGGAATGCCGGCGTATTCGACCAGGTCGCGCAAGGCATCCGAAGCCTGCGCCCAGATGATGCCGCTGCCGCTCATGATGATGGGCCGTTGCGCCTGCGCCAGCAATTCCACCGCCTCGAGTATGGCCTGCGGCGCACCGTGCGGGCGATGCCTGGCGAAGGCGCGCTCGGGATCGGGGTAGACAATCTCGCTCTCGTCGATCTTGCGGTAGAGCACATCGCCCGGCATGTCCAGATAGACCGGGCCGGGCCGGCCGCTGGTCGCCACCCGCAAGGCGGTGGTCACCATATCGGGGATGCGACGGATATCGGTGACCCGTTCCGACATCTTGGTGATGGG
Encoded proteins:
- a CDS encoding thiamine pyrophosphate-binding protein is translated as MSNISGAQILARTLKVLGIDTMFYIMGGPMLEVESNCIKEGIRAIDVRHEQAGAMMAHGWGRVTGRVAVCMGCSGPGSTNMTTGVATAWADAVPVFAIGGSAPLDSLGGGRGIFQEIDQVALFRPITKMSERVTDIRRIPDMVTTALRVATSGRPGPVYLDMPGDVLYRKIDESEIVYPDPERAFARHRPHGAPQAILEAVELLAQAQRPIIMSGSGIIWAQASDALRDLVEYAGIPFYTTPQGRGVLPDDHELAMLYARSTAFREADLLLVVGTRSNYVNGHLSAPRFSADARVIQINIDPQEIGLTRPCDVGIVGDAKAVLEQLLAASRGRLDRARYAPWVSRLAGINEEKAKAAEQTLGSDKLPMHPLRLCKEVRDFLDRDAILVVDGQEILNYARQSIPTYHPGHRLNSGTFGTMGVGLPFGIGAKLAHPDKQVLVLHGDGSFGMSAMELDTAVRFGIPVVVVISLNGGWTADPDGVKPGRNLGYTRYDKMAEALGCHAEYVEDPAQVRPALERAFQSGRPAVINVRTDHMARAVTAKFSSYST